One segment of Bacteroidales bacterium DNA contains the following:
- a CDS encoding peptidase domain-containing ABC transporter has protein sequence MARFPFYQQLDSMDCGPTCLRMIARYYGKTYALQTLRDACHITREGVSMLGISDAAETIGMRATGVRISYEQLAEQAPLPCIAHWKQKHFVVVYKIKKDKVYVADPALGLVEYTPEEFRKGWISTRKDGEDRGLCLLLEPTPDFYARKDEKIDKSGFSYLLAYFKPHKKFVGQLLLGLLFGSLIQLVFPFLTQALVDVGINNQDIGFIYLVLLAQLVLFISRISVEYLRNWILLHLSARINISLVSDFLIKLMSVPIAFFHSRNTGDLLQRIIDQRRIEAFMTTSSLNVLFSLFSVVIFALVLAWYNLVILLIFLLGSALFVGWIMMFMRKRRELDQRLFEQMAENQNVLVQMIEGMQEIKLNGCEKQRRWEWEEVQARRFYTQVKSMGLTHRQHFGAFTINEIKNILITFYSAAAVIHGDMTLGMMLAVQFILGQLNAPLLQLINFFHVLQDAKISLERLGEIHLRKSEDEEQGLQLKQLPDDKTITLKGVSYQYEGPHSPFALKDIHLTIPHGKVTAIVGASGSGKTTLVKLLLGFFRPVEGEIYVADTPLRDINLRTWRSQCGVVMQDGFLFSDTIARNIALGTEEIDTDRLLYAVKIANIRADIEELPLAYNTKIGASGIGLSQGQRQRILIARALYKNPQYLFFDEATNALDATNEKVIVENLNEVFKNKTVVIVAHRLSTVRNADQIVVLQKGTMVETGTHEDLVALKGVYYHLIKNQLELGMD, from the coding sequence ATGGCGCGATTTCCGTTTTACCAGCAGCTTGATTCCATGGATTGCGGGCCCACATGCCTGCGAATGATTGCCCGATACTATGGGAAAACATATGCCCTGCAGACTTTAAGGGATGCCTGCCACATTACAAGGGAAGGTGTTTCCATGCTGGGAATCAGCGATGCAGCCGAAACAATAGGTATGCGCGCAACCGGTGTGCGGATCAGCTACGAACAATTGGCCGAACAGGCTCCCCTGCCTTGTATTGCCCACTGGAAGCAGAAACACTTTGTTGTTGTTTACAAAATTAAAAAGGACAAAGTGTATGTGGCCGATCCTGCGCTGGGTCTTGTTGAATATACACCCGAAGAATTTCGTAAAGGTTGGATCAGCACAAGAAAAGACGGGGAGGACCGGGGACTTTGCCTGCTGCTGGAACCAACTCCTGATTTTTATGCCCGGAAAGACGAAAAAATTGACAAGTCGGGCTTTTCTTATCTGCTGGCCTACTTTAAGCCGCATAAAAAATTTGTTGGTCAGCTTCTCCTGGGTCTTCTCTTCGGAAGCCTTATTCAGCTCGTGTTTCCTTTCCTTACCCAGGCACTGGTCGACGTTGGTATCAATAACCAGGATATTGGTTTTATATACCTCGTTTTGCTGGCTCAGTTGGTACTCTTCATCAGCCGCATATCGGTGGAATATCTGCGCAACTGGATATTGCTGCATCTGAGTGCCCGCATCAATATTTCTCTTGTATCAGATTTCCTTATCAAATTAATGAGTGTGCCCATCGCCTTTTTCCACTCCAGAAACACGGGTGATTTGTTACAGCGCATAATTGACCAGAGGCGCATTGAGGCATTCATGACTACTTCTTCGCTGAATGTGCTCTTTTCGCTTTTCAGCGTGGTTATTTTTGCATTGGTTCTTGCCTGGTACAACCTTGTCATTCTCCTGATTTTCCTCTTGGGCAGTGCTCTGTTTGTAGGATGGATCATGATGTTTATGAGGAAGCGAAGGGAACTCGACCAGCGGTTATTTGAACAGATGGCTGAAAACCAGAATGTGCTGGTGCAGATGATTGAAGGCATGCAGGAAATCAAACTGAACGGATGCGAGAAACAAAGACGGTGGGAGTGGGAAGAAGTGCAGGCACGAAGGTTTTATACCCAGGTAAAAAGCATGGGCCTTACACATCGCCAGCATTTCGGTGCATTTACCATTAACGAAATCAAAAACATTCTGATTACCTTTTATTCTGCGGCGGCTGTTATTCACGGTGACATGACGCTGGGTATGATGCTGGCTGTTCAGTTCATTCTGGGCCAGCTTAATGCTCCCTTGCTGCAACTCATAAATTTCTTCCATGTATTGCAGGATGCTAAAATCAGTCTTGAACGACTGGGCGAAATTCACCTGAGGAAAAGTGAAGATGAGGAACAGGGTCTGCAGTTAAAACAGCTTCCCGACGACAAAACCATTACCCTCAAAGGGGTTTCTTATCAATACGAAGGTCCGCACTCTCCCTTTGCACTTAAGGATATTCATCTGACCATACCGCACGGAAAAGTGACAGCCATTGTCGGGGCCAGCGGAAGCGGCAAAACAACCCTTGTAAAATTACTGCTTGGCTTTTTCAGGCCGGTAGAAGGCGAAATTTATGTGGCCGACACCCCCCTCCGTGATATAAATCTCCGCACATGGAGAAGCCAGTGCGGGGTTGTTATGCAGGATGGATTCCTGTTTTCCGATACAATTGCGCGAAACATCGCACTGGGAACCGAGGAAATTGATACAGACAGGCTTTTGTATGCCGTAAAAATTGCCAATATCAGGGCTGATATTGAAGAGCTTCCCCTGGCCTATAATACCAAAATCGGGGCATCGGGAATTGGTCTCAGCCAGGGCCAGAGGCAGAGGATATTAATTGCCAGAGCATTGTACAAAAATCCGCAGTATCTGTTCTTTGACGAAGCCACCAATGCGCTGGATGCGACAAATGAAAAAGTGATTGTAGAGAACCTGAATGAGGTTTTCAAAAATAAAACGGTTGTGATTGTGGCTCACCGTCTCAGTACCGTGAGAAATGCCGATCAGATCGTCGTGCTGCAGAAAGGAACAATGGTTGAAACCGGTACTCATGAAGACCTGGTGGCTCTGAAGGGAGTTTACTATCATCTGATTAAGAACCAACTGGAGCTAGGAATGGATTGA
- a CDS encoding HAMP domain-containing histidine kinase, which yields MIRKPTYEELEQTLAHLMGELEAVSKQAGELKRSFLSMISHEMRTPLHAILGLAEIMATTDLTQEEKEEYVTQINQCGNNLLQVVQNMIDAAMLEAGDVKLCASACVVADIMDEVYQYFNLEKRRQDKWAIALLRSVSLPSNDFTIINDKERLKQVLGNLLDNALKFTERGVIELGCYIPQEQTIRFFVKDSGVGADPGNVQQIFGLFAKAAPTKEKLFNGTGLGLTIARGLVELMGGKISVFRNELGGSTFCVDLPFKIDKLSAQPDQLLMSLKKNIA from the coding sequence ATGATCCGTAAGCCGACATATGAGGAACTGGAGCAGACGCTGGCGCATCTGATGGGAGAACTGGAGGCGGTTTCGAAGCAGGCCGGGGAACTAAAACGTTCCTTCCTGTCGATGATTTCCCATGAGATGCGCACACCGCTTCATGCTATCCTTGGGTTGGCTGAGATCATGGCGACTACTGATCTGACCCAGGAGGAGAAGGAAGAATACGTAACGCAGATTAACCAATGCGGAAACAATCTTCTTCAGGTGGTTCAGAATATGATTGACGCAGCCATGCTGGAAGCAGGGGATGTCAAACTTTGTGCTTCGGCGTGTGTTGTGGCGGATATTATGGATGAAGTATATCAGTATTTTAACCTTGAAAAACGCAGGCAGGACAAATGGGCTATTGCTCTGCTCAGGTCTGTTTCCCTGCCTTCCAATGATTTTACCATCATCAATGATAAGGAGAGGTTAAAGCAGGTACTGGGGAACCTGCTGGATAACGCCCTGAAGTTTACTGAACGGGGTGTTATTGAACTAGGATGTTATATACCACAGGAACAAACCATTCGTTTCTTTGTTAAGGACAGCGGTGTGGGGGCAGACCCCGGAAATGTGCAGCAGATTTTCGGGTTGTTTGCAAAAGCCGCTCCGACGAAGGAGAAGTTGTTCAACGGTACCGGCCTTGGATTGACTATTGCGCGCGGGCTTGTTGAACTGATGGGAGGGAAGATCAGTGTGTTCCGCAATGAATTGGGCGGATCCACCTTCTGTGTCGATTTACCCTTTAAAATCGATAAACTTTCGGCGCAACCCGACCAGCTCCTGATGTCGTTAAAAAAAAATATCGCCTGA